A single genomic interval of Physeter macrocephalus isolate SW-GA chromosome 5, ASM283717v5, whole genome shotgun sequence harbors:
- the LOC102986136 gene encoding olfactory receptor 2A2-like, translated as MLVGFQLSEELELLLFGIFSLLYAFNLLANGMILGLISLDPRLHSPMYYFLSHLAITDISYTSSNLPSLLENLLKHKNIVSCFSCTIQMLLILSFGSIECLILLVMSYDKSVAVCHPLQYTVIMNWRLCRVLAITSWACGFSLALVQVILLLRLPFCGPQEVNHFLCDIRSVLKLACGDTGINEMFLFADGVFILVAPLSLMLVSYVHILWAILKIQSKEGRKKAFSTCSSHLCVVGFYFGIAVIVYLVPGNSR; from the coding sequence ATGCTGGTAGGATTCCAGCTCAGTGAAGAGTTGGAATTGCTCCTCTTTGGTATCTTCTCCCTGTTATATGCCTTCAACCTGCTGGCAAATGGCATGATCTTGGGACTCATTTCCCTAGACCCCAGACTGCACTCCCCCATGTACTACTTCCTTTCTCATCTGGCTATCACTGACATATCCTATACTTCCAGCAATTTGCCCAGTTTGCTGGAAAACCTactgaaacacaaaaatattGTCTCCTGTTTCTCATGCACTATACAGATGCTTCTCATTTTGAGTTTTGGTTCTATAGAGTGCCTGATTTTGTTGGTAATGTCCTATGACAAGTCCGTGGCAGTCTGCCACCCCCTCCAGTACACTGTCATCATGAACTGGAGATTGTGCAGGGTCCTGGCCATCACTTCCTGGGCATGTGGATTTTCCCTGGCCCTAGTACAAGTAATTCTCTTACTAAGATTACCATTCTGTGGGCCCCAGGAGGTGAACCACTTCCTCTGTGATATTCGCTCTGTCCTCAAATTAGCCTGCGGTGATACTGGGATCAATGAAATGTTCCTCTTTGCTGATGGTGTGTTTATCTTAGTTGCACCCCTTTCCCTGATGCTGGTCTCCTATGTGCACATCCTCTGGGCCATCCTGAAGATCCAGTCAAAGGAGGGCCGCAAGAAAGCCTTTTCCACCTGCTCCTCCCACCTCTGTGTGGTTGGGTTCTACTTTGGCATCGCCGTGATCGTTTACTTGGTCCCTGGCAATAGTCGATGA